From Anopheles arabiensis isolate DONGOLA chromosome 3, AaraD3, whole genome shotgun sequence, a single genomic window includes:
- the LOC120903704 gene encoding putative elongator complex protein 4 isoform X3, whose translation MSGFVKRKRALNINGTRLSVHTGQSIISLGNPSLDHVFGGGFPIGSIIGIGEDKHGNYARVLSKYFLAEGIVNKHPLVVATMDEDATQLINKLPTPLEESKTADNNSTMPEPETMRIAFRYNQLTPVDSEQKPATSLGHYFDLTKTMSADMLSAHDVTCWNGGELETNVPEFGSFNNPHYASLLSCIRSKAGEQQFNAASDESSKNVLRICLNSMGSPLWYGKQFSEDFLRFMVLLKAIVRNTLSVCLITVPLHLFNHLDDVYLSKKQLRILRVM comes from the exons atgTCTGGGTTTGTGAAACGTAAACGCGCTTTAAATATTAATGGAACACGGCTTTCAGTGCATACGGGACAGTCTATAATTTCTTTGGGAAACCCTTCATTAGATCATGTTTTCGGTGGCGGATTTCCCATTGGTTCCATCATTGGAATAG GTGAAGATAAGCATGGAAATTATGCTAGAGTGTTGTCTAAATATTTTCTCGCCGAAggaattgtaaacaaacaccCACTTGTGGTGGCCACTATGGATGAAGATGCTACCCAATTG aTAAACAAATTACCAACACCGCTtgaggaaagcaaaacagcTGATAACAACTCCACCATGCCAGAGCCGGAAACTATGCGGATTGCCTTTCGGTACAATCAGCTAACTCCTGTAGATTCCGAACAGAAACCTGCAACTTCGCTTGGACACTACTTCGACCTTACCAAAACGATGAGTGCTGATATGTTATCAGCCCACGATGTAACCTGCTGGAACGGAGGAGAACTAGAAACAAATGTGCCAGAATTTGGTTCGTTCAACAACCCACATTACGCTTCCCTTTTATCCTGCATCCGTAGTAAAGCCGGCGAACAACAGTTTAATGCTGCTTCGGACGAAAGTTCCAAAAACGTGCTACgaatttgtttaaattctATGGGCTCACCATTGTGGTATGGCAAGCAGTTCTCGGAAGATTTTCTGCGGTTCATGGTGTTGTTAAAAGCTATCGTGCGCAACACGCTTTCAGTTTGCCTTATTACCGTACCACTACACCTATTCAACCATCTCGATGATGTATACCTATCCAAAAAG
- the LOC120903704 gene encoding putative elongator complex protein 4 isoform X2, translating to MSGFVKRKRALNINGTRLSVHTGQSIISLGNPSLDHVFGGGFPIGSIIGIGEDKHGNYARVLSKYFLAEGIVNKHPLVVATMDEDATQLINKLPTPLEESKTADNNSTMPEPETMRIAFRYNQLTPVDSEQKPATSLGHYFDLTKTMSADMLSAHDVTCWNGGELETNVPEFGSFNNPHYASLLSCIRSKAGEQQFNAASDESSKNVLRICLNSMGSPLWYGKQFSEDFLRFMVLLKAIVRNTLSVCLITVPLHLFNHLDDVYLSKKFGILSPEDA from the exons atgTCTGGGTTTGTGAAACGTAAACGCGCTTTAAATATTAATGGAACACGGCTTTCAGTGCATACGGGACAGTCTATAATTTCTTTGGGAAACCCTTCATTAGATCATGTTTTCGGTGGCGGATTTCCCATTGGTTCCATCATTGGAATAG GTGAAGATAAGCATGGAAATTATGCTAGAGTGTTGTCTAAATATTTTCTCGCCGAAggaattgtaaacaaacaccCACTTGTGGTGGCCACTATGGATGAAGATGCTACCCAATTG aTAAACAAATTACCAACACCGCTtgaggaaagcaaaacagcTGATAACAACTCCACCATGCCAGAGCCGGAAACTATGCGGATTGCCTTTCGGTACAATCAGCTAACTCCTGTAGATTCCGAACAGAAACCTGCAACTTCGCTTGGACACTACTTCGACCTTACCAAAACGATGAGTGCTGATATGTTATCAGCCCACGATGTAACCTGCTGGAACGGAGGAGAACTAGAAACAAATGTGCCAGAATTTGGTTCGTTCAACAACCCACATTACGCTTCCCTTTTATCCTGCATCCGTAGTAAAGCCGGCGAACAACAGTTTAATGCTGCTTCGGACGAAAGTTCCAAAAACGTGCTACgaatttgtttaaattctATGGGCTCACCATTGTGGTATGGCAAGCAGTTCTCGGAAGATTTTCTGCGGTTCATGGTGTTGTTAAAAGCTATCGTGCGCAACACGCTTTCAGTTTGCCTTATTACCGTACCACTACACCTATTCAACCATCTCGATGATGTATACCTATCCAAAAAG